Proteins from a genomic interval of Clostridium sp. 'deep sea':
- a CDS encoding Rrf2 family transcriptional regulator — protein sequence MKLSTRGQYATRAMLQLALNSGGLPLPIREIAVLEGISEQYLEQIFRDLKKAGLVESVRGAHGGYLLRYSNEKISVGDIIRAVEGPIAPVSCLSSNEACGRSGQCVTRKVWSKLHDSMLNVLNETTLANMVEMANE from the coding sequence ATGAAGTTATCTACAAGAGGACAATATGCTACAAGGGCGATGCTACAATTGGCTCTAAACAGTGGAGGTTTACCTCTACCAATTAGGGAGATAGCAGTTTTAGAAGGTATATCAGAACAATATTTAGAACAGATTTTTAGGGATTTGAAAAAAGCAGGTTTAGTAGAAAGCGTAAGGGGTGCCCATGGAGGTTACTTATTGCGGTATTCTAATGAAAAGATATCTGTAGGAGATATTATAAGAGCTGTAGAAGGACCAATTGCCCCAGTTAGTTGTTTATCATCTAATGAGGCATGTGGAAGATCTGGTCAGTGCGTAACCCGTAAGGTTTGGTCTAAACTTCATGATAGTATGTTAAATGTTCTTAACGAAACTACATTAGCAAACATGGTAGAAATGGCCAATGAATAG
- the nifS gene encoding cysteine desulfurase NifS, which yields MRNVYLDHSATTPLRKEVLEAMIPFYTETWGNPSSIHKWGREVRIAVENAREQIATLIGANARELFFTGGGTESDNIAILGTAEAKKHKGKHIITSQIEHHGVLDTCHYLQKQGFDVTYIPVDEFGLVNPQDVKDAIREDTILVTLMLANNEVGTIQPIKEISKYTREAGVWLHTDAVQAVGSIPVNVDDLGVDMLTFSAHKFYGPKGIGALYTRKGVRPKPVVHGGGQERKVRPGTENVAGIVGMAKALELAVKELNETQARLTGLRDRLITGIKESIPAVILNGHATKRLPGNANMSFLYVEGESIILSLDLVGIAVSSGSACTSGSLDPSHVLMSMGMDHQQAHGSLRMTLGKGTTDEDIDYVLQQLPPIINKLREMSPLYIKNIKEMENL from the coding sequence ATGAGAAATGTATATTTAGATCATAGTGCAACAACACCACTTCGTAAAGAAGTACTAGAAGCAATGATTCCCTTTTATACAGAAACATGGGGAAACCCCAGTAGTATTCACAAATGGGGGCGTGAAGTTCGCATAGCTGTAGAAAATGCAAGAGAGCAAATTGCTACCTTAATAGGAGCAAATGCTAGAGAGTTATTTTTTACTGGTGGTGGTACTGAGTCAGATAATATTGCTATATTGGGTACGGCAGAAGCAAAAAAGCATAAAGGCAAACATATTATTACTTCTCAAATAGAACATCATGGTGTTTTAGATACCTGCCATTATTTACAGAAACAAGGATTTGATGTAACATATATCCCCGTAGATGAATTTGGTTTAGTTAACCCCCAAGATGTTAAAGATGCCATAAGAGAAGATACAATTTTAGTGACTTTAATGCTTGCTAATAATGAAGTTGGCACTATTCAGCCAATAAAAGAAATTAGCAAGTATACTAGAGAAGCAGGGGTTTGGTTACATACTGACGCTGTTCAGGCTGTTGGTAGTATACCAGTAAATGTAGATGATTTAGGTGTAGATATGTTAACATTCTCTGCCCATAAGTTTTATGGACCAAAAGGCATAGGTGCTTTGTATACTCGAAAAGGTGTAAGGCCAAAACCTGTAGTACATGGTGGAGGACAGGAACGAAAAGTAAGACCTGGTACCGAAAACGTGGCTGGAATAGTAGGTATGGCTAAAGCTTTAGAGCTTGCAGTTAAAGAGTTAAATGAAACTCAAGCCCGATTAACAGGTTTAAGAGATCGATTAATTACTGGCATTAAAGAAAGTATTCCTGCGGTTATTCTTAATGGACATGCCACAAAGAGACTACCGGGAAATGCAAACATGAGTTTTCTGTATGTTGAAGGAGAATCAATTATTTTAAGCTTAGATTTAGTTGGTATTGCGGTATCTAGTGGTTCAGCATGTACATCTGGCTCGTTAGATCCCTCACATGTTTTAATGAGTATGGGCATGGATCATCAGCAAGCACACGGGTCTTTACGAATGACTTTAGGTAAAGGCACTACAGATGAAGATATAGATTATGTTTTACAGCAATTACCACCAATAATTAATAAGTTGCGTGAGATGTCACCTTTATATATAAAAAACATTAAAGAAATGGAGAATTTATAA
- a CDS encoding iron-sulfur cluster assembly scaffold protein yields the protein MYTEIVMDHFQNPRNVGELKNADAVGEVGSISCGDIMRIYLKVNKDEVIEDVSFKTFGCAAAVASSSVMTEMVKGKTIEDALKITKKDISEKLGGLPGPKVHCSILATEALEKAIENYRLQ from the coding sequence ATGTACACAGAGATAGTTATGGATCATTTCCAAAATCCTCGTAATGTAGGAGAGTTGAAAAATGCAGATGCGGTTGGTGAAGTGGGCAGTATTTCATGTGGAGATATTATGCGCATTTATTTAAAAGTGAATAAAGATGAGGTTATTGAAGATGTATCTTTTAAAACATTTGGTTGCGCAGCTGCCGTTGCCAGTAGTAGTGTAATGACTGAAATGGTTAAGGGTAAAACTATTGAAGATGCATTAAAGATTACTAAAAAAGATATTTCAGAAAAACTTGGTGGTTTACCAGGGCCTAAAGTTCACTGTTCTATTTTAGCTACAGAGGCATTAGAAAAGGCTATTGAAAACTATCGTTTACAATAA
- a CDS encoding DsrE family protein, which produces MNNELAVLWTSADREVALKMVFMYTYNAKLYEWWDEVELIIWGPSSRLLAEDPELQNYVKKMLEADVKVVACKACSNSYGVTDKLEELGVETLYMGKPLTAILKSNTKLITF; this is translated from the coding sequence ATGAATAACGAATTAGCAGTTTTATGGACTAGTGCTGATCGTGAAGTTGCTCTTAAAATGGTGTTTATGTACACCTATAATGCCAAGTTGTATGAGTGGTGGGATGAAGTTGAGCTAATAATTTGGGGACCATCTTCAAGGCTATTAGCTGAAGACCCAGAGTTACAAAACTATGTTAAAAAAATGTTAGAGGCTGATGTTAAAGTTGTAGCATGTAAAGCATGTTCTAATAGTTATGGTGTAACAGATAAACTTGAAGAACTAGGAGTAGAAACTCTTTATATGGGTAAACCACTAACAGCTATTCTTAAGAGTAATACTAAACTAATAACCTTTTAA